One window of Phycisphaeraceae bacterium genomic DNA carries:
- a CDS encoding sulfotransferase domain-containing protein produces the protein MSSPITWIASYPKSGNTWVRFLLHQYFFGQISTSADIDASIPDVHVRATTFEGERIGDMMLAKTHHRLTSTMPYRDRTVGAIYIVRHPCDVIWSALNYTRLISTSEVAERISPEGYMRNFIRLGGDPLYLQFGFGSLLEHAGSWCSHPTLRVHVVRYEDLRLDAGQELASMLEFLGHTPDPERVSAAVDASSFDRLRSLECQEKVSGVSSTVFAGGASSVRTGRLFMNAATLGRSLDEIAPGLDELAEERFSWLLNKFGYEPRADLRRQRSNAS, from the coding sequence ATGAGCTCACCGATCACGTGGATCGCGTCATACCCGAAATCGGGAAATACCTGGGTCAGATTTCTCCTCCACCAGTACTTCTTCGGTCAGATCTCCACCAGCGCGGACATCGACGCATCAATACCGGATGTACACGTTCGAGCGACCACGTTCGAGGGCGAGCGTATCGGCGACATGATGCTCGCCAAGACGCACCACCGGCTCACTTCCACGATGCCGTACAGGGATCGCACCGTCGGCGCCATCTACATCGTCCGTCATCCGTGCGATGTGATCTGGTCTGCGCTCAATTACACGCGGCTCATCTCAACCTCTGAGGTCGCGGAGCGCATCAGCCCGGAGGGCTACATGCGAAACTTCATCCGGCTCGGGGGTGATCCGTTGTACCTCCAGTTCGGCTTCGGCTCTCTGCTGGAACACGCCGGCTCCTGGTGCTCTCATCCGACACTCCGAGTTCATGTCGTCCGATACGAAGACCTCCGCCTTGATGCCGGGCAAGAGCTCGCATCCATGCTTGAGTTTCTCGGCCACACGCCGGATCCCGAGCGCGTCAGTGCCGCGGTCGATGCCTCTTCCTTCGACCGCCTGCGCTCTCTCGAGTGCCAGGAGAAGGTCTCCGGCGTCTCTTCCACCGTCTTCGCGGGCGGCGCATCCAGCGTTCGCACGGGTCGGCTCTTCATGAACGCCGCGACGCTCGGCAGGTCGCTGGACGAGATCGCTCCCGGGCTCGATGAGCTCGCCGAGGAGCGATTCAGTTGGCTCCTCAACAAGTTCGGGTATGAACCACGCGCCGATCTGCGTCGGCAGCGCTCGAACGCGAGCTGA
- the sat gene encoding sulfate adenylyltransferase, with translation MSGLIQPHGGKLVNRVVDAGRAAELTKEAATLPRINLTAKQSCDLELIANGGYSPLEGFMGSDDFRSVCTSMKLANGQVWSIPILLSVAKEQVPAIGSRVALYAPNGVLQGVMTVKESFLHDKKLEIPNVFRTEDSAHPGVAQVQAEGDHCLAGPVDALTLCVDPNGPEAFMTQRLTPAQVRAEFEKRGWKTVVAFQTRNPIHRAHEYVCKCAQELCDGLLIHPLVGETKKGDITASVRMQAIDALVQKYFNPATTMVSVLPAAMRYAGPREAIHHAVMRKNYGCSHFIVGRDHAGVGTYYGTYDAQKIFDEIDLIGFGMGIMKFEHTGYSKSYGGMVSGKSFPKIEGDIINLSGTAVRDLLFKGERPPAEFSRPEVADVLIAAAKRGDLFVG, from the coding sequence ATGTCCGGTCTTATCCAGCCGCACGGCGGCAAGCTTGTGAATCGTGTCGTTGATGCCGGCCGCGCTGCGGAGTTGACGAAGGAGGCCGCAACGCTTCCCCGCATCAACCTCACCGCCAAGCAGTCGTGCGACCTCGAGCTCATCGCCAACGGCGGCTACTCGCCGCTCGAGGGCTTCATGGGATCGGACGACTTCCGCTCCGTCTGCACCTCGATGAAGCTGGCGAACGGGCAGGTCTGGTCGATCCCGATCCTTCTCTCCGTCGCCAAGGAGCAGGTCCCGGCGATCGGCTCTCGCGTCGCGCTGTACGCCCCGAACGGCGTGCTCCAGGGCGTGATGACCGTGAAGGAGTCGTTCCTTCACGACAAGAAGCTCGAGATCCCCAATGTCTTCCGCACCGAAGACTCGGCGCACCCCGGCGTTGCCCAGGTCCAGGCCGAGGGCGACCACTGCCTCGCGGGTCCCGTTGATGCCCTGACCCTCTGTGTCGATCCCAACGGCCCCGAGGCGTTCATGACCCAGCGTCTCACACCAGCCCAGGTCCGCGCCGAGTTCGAGAAACGCGGCTGGAAGACGGTCGTCGCGTTCCAGACACGCAACCCGATCCACCGTGCCCATGAGTATGTCTGCAAGTGCGCCCAGGAACTCTGCGACGGCCTTCTCATCCACCCGCTCGTCGGCGAGACAAAGAAGGGCGACATCACGGCTTCCGTCCGCATGCAGGCGATCGATGCTCTCGTCCAGAAGTACTTCAACCCCGCGACCACGATGGTCTCTGTCCTCCCCGCGGCCATGCGTTACGCAGGCCCGCGTGAGGCGATCCATCACGCCGTGATGCGGAAGAACTACGGCTGCTCCCACTTCATCGTCGGGCGCGACCACGCCGGCGTAGGCACCTACTACGGCACCTATGACGCGCAGAAGATCTTCGACGAGATCGACCTGATCGGCTTCGGCATGGGGATCATGAAGTTCGAGCACACCGGCTACAGCAAGTCGTACGGCGGCATGGTCTCCGGTAAGTCCTTCCCGAAGATCGAGGGCGACATCATCAACCTGTCGGGCACCGCAGTGCGCGACCTGCTCTTCAAGGGCGAGCGTCCCCCGGCGGAGTTCAGCCGCCCCGAGGTCGCCGATGTGCTCATCGCCGCCGCGAAGCGTGGCGATCTCTTCGTCGGCTGA
- the cysC gene encoding adenylyl-sulfate kinase codes for MAQVNTTTNIHWHEGDITREERWKALGCKGATLWFTGLSGSGKSTIASALEQTLANNKIFTYRLDGDNIRFGLNTDPKSLMGKGFPEAAAKRFGIGFSAEDRAENIRRIGEVAKLFADAGCVALTSFISPYRKDRDLCRQLHNEAKPSALPFIEIYVDTPLDVCESRDPKGLYKKARAGEIKGFTGIDDPYEAPNAPELVLKTAELSVDQSVAKCMELLKSKGIIG; via the coding sequence ATGGCTCAGGTCAACACCACGACGAACATCCACTGGCACGAGGGCGACATCACCCGCGAGGAGCGCTGGAAGGCCCTCGGCTGCAAGGGCGCGACCCTCTGGTTCACGGGGCTCTCGGGCTCCGGCAAGTCCACCATCGCCAGCGCGCTGGAGCAGACGCTCGCCAACAACAAGATCTTCACCTACCGCCTCGACGGCGACAACATCCGTTTCGGTCTCAACACCGATCCCAAGTCGCTGATGGGCAAGGGCTTCCCCGAGGCCGCGGCGAAGCGGTTCGGCATCGGTTTCTCCGCCGAGGACCGCGCGGAGAACATCCGTCGCATCGGCGAGGTTGCCAAGCTCTTCGCTGACGCCGGCTGCGTCGCGTTGACGAGCTTCATCAGCCCGTACCGGAAGGACCGCGATCTGTGCCGCCAGCTGCACAACGAGGCGAAGCCCTCCGCGCTGCCATTCATCGAGATCTACGTTGATACGCCGCTCGATGTCTGCGAGAGCCGCGACCCGAAGGGTCTGTACAAGAAGGCCCGCGCCGGCGAGATCAAGGGCTTCACCGGTATCGATGATCCCTACGAGGCACCGAACGCCCCTGAGCTGGTGCTGAAGACGGCCGAACTCTCGGTGGACCAGTCCGTTGCCAAGTGCATGGAGCTGCTCAAGAGCAAGGGCATCATCGGCTGA
- a CDS encoding four helix bundle protein, translating into MGRLQPELLDRVVSFADRSVRLAEKLADDGRSRRVVDQIIVAGTSVGANTYEADEALSRADFAKCVGIVIKELNECRFWIAIVERRSWATSAQLSEIAAETAELKRIFGAILTRTRRSAIK; encoded by the coding sequence GTGGGACGACTTCAACCGGAGTTGCTCGACCGCGTCGTCTCTTTCGCGGATCGATCGGTTCGACTCGCCGAGAAGCTCGCGGACGACGGACGATCTCGCCGCGTAGTCGATCAGATCATCGTGGCTGGTACTTCGGTTGGTGCAAACACATACGAGGCCGACGAGGCCCTAAGTCGAGCCGACTTCGCGAAGTGCGTCGGCATCGTGATCAAGGAACTCAACGAGTGCCGCTTCTGGATCGCGATCGTCGAGCGGAGGTCCTGGGCCACATCGGCTCAGCTCTCAGAAATCGCGGCCGAGACCGCAGAACTCAAGCGCATCTTCGGAGCGATCCTCACCCGAACACGCAGGTCCGCCATCAAGTGA
- a CDS encoding ROK family protein, translated as MPFTSPIIGIDLGGTNIQIGVVSPERTILGASKLKTKADQGYEAVLDRIAGGIADACTQAKVSIADIGAVGIGAPGPIDPNTGVVLEAVNLRWTNAPLAKDLGKRLGKAVIVDNDVNVAVYGENAMGAGAKSRFLLGVWLGTGVGGGLILDGKLYYGHFLTAGEIGHTTLLPGSPPGSRSLENNCSRSAVADRIARLIRANRPSIVSTLTEGNLDNIKSKVIAQAYEAEDELVREVIDDVCERVGVAIASAVTLLSLERVVLGGGLSEAMGKPFVKKIAQSVKRHAFPARCRDVDIVGSALEDNAGVFGAALLASERL; from the coding sequence ATGCCCTTCACCAGCCCCATCATCGGCATCGATCTCGGAGGCACGAACATCCAGATCGGTGTCGTCTCGCCGGAACGGACCATCCTCGGCGCATCCAAACTCAAGACCAAGGCCGACCAGGGGTATGAGGCCGTGCTCGATCGCATCGCCGGCGGCATCGCCGATGCATGCACACAGGCCAAAGTCTCCATCGCGGACATCGGGGCGGTCGGCATCGGGGCTCCTGGCCCGATCGATCCGAACACCGGTGTAGTTCTCGAAGCCGTCAATCTCCGCTGGACCAACGCGCCGCTGGCAAAGGATCTCGGCAAGCGCCTCGGCAAGGCCGTCATCGTTGACAACGACGTCAACGTCGCTGTCTACGGCGAGAACGCGATGGGAGCGGGCGCCAAGTCCCGGTTCCTGCTCGGCGTCTGGCTCGGCACAGGCGTGGGCGGGGGGCTCATTCTGGACGGCAAGCTGTACTACGGGCACTTCCTCACCGCCGGTGAGATCGGTCACACCACGCTGCTGCCGGGAAGCCCGCCGGGCTCGCGCTCGCTTGAGAACAACTGCTCGCGCTCCGCTGTTGCCGACCGGATCGCGCGGCTCATCCGTGCCAATCGCCCCTCGATCGTCTCGACACTGACGGAGGGCAATCTCGACAACATCAAGTCGAAGGTCATCGCCCAGGCCTATGAGGCCGAGGACGAACTCGTGCGCGAGGTGATCGACGATGTGTGCGAGCGCGTCGGCGTTGCGATCGCGTCGGCGGTCACGCTTCTCTCGCTTGAGCGAGTCGTTCTCGGTGGCGGGCTCTCCGAAGCGATGGGCAAGCCGTTCGTGAAGAAGATCGCCCAGTCGGTGAAGCGCCACGCGTTCCCCGCCAGATGCCGCGATGTGGATATCGTGGGCTCCGCGCTCGAGGACAACGCGGGCGTGTTCGGGGCTGCACTGCTCGCGAGCGAGCGGTTGTGA
- a CDS encoding FtsW/RodA/SpoVE family cell cycle protein, with amino-acid sequence MLRLGHFIALAVIALLTLGVVMVNSAGMSVAPIGAEGWTEEGVTPESILLSRSTVYMLLALAALIAGSILPVRSFAERFARPEPMTRGDWKPDAMVLCAGGMALVAVMAMVYLPGVGKSVNGAQRWIAVPGMGGFSFQPSEIAKWGMCLLVAWYGARRTTSLGSFITGLVPALAVTGLVAGFIIIEDLGTGVLVGAVACLVLIAAGAKLWHFMTMVPLAAMGLLAAIATSPYRVKRIMTFINPYEDPQGAGYHMIQSMTAVAGGGGFGRGLGHGLQKFGYLPEDQTDFLFAIICEELGIAGAAIVIGLFIVLTLTGMAIAVKEREPMLKLLALSVTATVGLQAIINLFVVTGLGPTKGIALPLVSSGGTGWILTAFSLGLLVSINRGQEDPDVDGYPSAATA; translated from the coding sequence ATGCTCCGCCTCGGCCATTTCATCGCGCTCGCCGTGATCGCGCTCCTCACGCTCGGTGTGGTCATGGTGAACTCGGCAGGGATGTCCGTCGCGCCCATCGGAGCCGAGGGGTGGACCGAAGAGGGGGTGACGCCGGAGTCGATCCTGCTCTCCCGCTCGACGGTCTACATGCTGCTCGCCCTCGCGGCCCTCATCGCCGGATCGATCCTCCCCGTGCGATCGTTCGCGGAGCGATTCGCACGCCCGGAACCCATGACACGAGGGGACTGGAAGCCCGACGCGATGGTGCTCTGTGCCGGAGGAATGGCGCTCGTGGCCGTCATGGCGATGGTCTACCTACCGGGTGTCGGCAAGAGCGTCAACGGCGCACAACGGTGGATAGCCGTGCCGGGCATGGGCGGCTTCTCGTTCCAACCCTCCGAGATCGCCAAATGGGGGATGTGCCTCCTCGTGGCGTGGTACGGCGCGAGACGCACGACCTCGCTCGGCTCATTCATCACCGGGCTGGTGCCCGCCCTCGCCGTCACCGGCCTCGTCGCCGGGTTCATCATCATCGAAGACCTCGGAACGGGCGTCCTGGTCGGCGCTGTCGCCTGCCTCGTGCTGATCGCGGCCGGCGCGAAGCTCTGGCACTTCATGACCATGGTGCCGCTCGCGGCCATGGGACTGCTCGCGGCAATCGCCACAAGCCCCTATCGCGTCAAACGCATCATGACCTTCATCAACCCCTACGAAGACCCGCAGGGCGCCGGGTATCACATGATCCAGTCCATGACGGCTGTCGCCGGCGGCGGCGGCTTCGGACGCGGACTCGGCCATGGACTCCAGAAGTTCGGATACCTGCCGGAGGACCAGACCGACTTCCTCTTCGCGATCATCTGCGAGGAACTCGGCATCGCCGGTGCCGCAATCGTCATCGGACTCTTCATCGTGCTCACGCTGACCGGCATGGCGATCGCCGTAAAAGAGCGTGAGCCGATGCTCAAGCTGCTCGCGCTCTCCGTCACGGCCACCGTCGGGCTGCAAGCGATCATCAACCTCTTTGTCGTCACCGGCCTCGGACCGACAAAGGGGATCGCGCTGCCACTCGTCTCGTCGGGCGGCACCGGCTGGATCCTCACGGCCTTCTCGCTCGGGCTCCTTGTCTCGATCAATCGCGGGCAAGAGGATCCCGATGTCGACGGATATCCATCGGCGGCGACGGCATGA
- a CDS encoding UDP-N-acetylglucosamine--N-acetylmuramyl-(pentapeptide) pyrophosphoryl-undecaprenol N-acetylglucosamine transferase has product MTIEHRAYLFAGGGTGGHLFPGLAVAEHVFKLEAAAGRPAPACVFLSSDRAIDRRILGEARLGGQPVRFEPTSAAPFVVTPRGIAKFAAGWGRTIRQTRETIRALRAEGRDVRVVALGGFVAAPAVRGARVERSPVTMLNLDAAPGLANRWISRRVSEVFTSAEVEDPIAHGRRPWTQIPPIVRSEAIAPGDAESCRTALGLDPLLPTLVVTGASQGARSINRLMGEILTKEPDALRGWQVFHQTGQDEVEQTRDAYRTACVPARVESFIATMGVVWGAADLTVSRAGAGSVAEVWANRVPSVLMPYPYHKDQHQRLNARVLERSGGAIVVQDRIDATPNMESAGATIVGLLRDSSKRATMRAALATLGPANGAERVAMALVEG; this is encoded by the coding sequence ATGACCATCGAGCATCGCGCGTACCTCTTTGCCGGCGGCGGCACGGGCGGGCACCTCTTCCCGGGGCTGGCCGTGGCCGAACATGTCTTCAAGCTTGAGGCCGCGGCTGGACGGCCCGCGCCCGCGTGCGTCTTTCTATCCTCAGATCGCGCGATCGACCGCAGGATCCTCGGCGAGGCGCGCCTCGGAGGGCAGCCGGTTCGCTTTGAGCCCACGAGTGCCGCACCGTTTGTGGTCACGCCGCGCGGGATCGCGAAGTTCGCTGCGGGCTGGGGTCGCACGATTCGCCAGACGCGTGAGACGATCCGCGCACTGAGGGCCGAGGGGCGCGATGTCCGCGTTGTCGCGCTCGGCGGGTTCGTCGCAGCACCGGCTGTCCGGGGCGCTCGGGTAGAGCGTTCGCCTGTGACAATGCTGAATCTGGACGCGGCGCCCGGCCTTGCGAACAGGTGGATCTCAAGGAGGGTCTCAGAGGTCTTCACGAGCGCCGAGGTAGAAGATCCGATCGCGCACGGACGCCGTCCCTGGACACAAATCCCACCGATCGTGCGATCGGAGGCGATCGCACCCGGCGATGCGGAGTCGTGCCGCACGGCTCTCGGGCTCGACCCGCTCCTCCCGACGCTTGTCGTGACCGGCGCGAGCCAGGGGGCTCGATCGATCAACCGCCTGATGGGAGAGATCCTGACGAAGGAGCCGGATGCGCTGCGCGGCTGGCAGGTCTTCCATCAGACCGGGCAGGACGAAGTGGAACAGACTCGCGATGCCTATCGCACAGCTTGCGTTCCCGCACGAGTCGAATCGTTCATCGCGACGATGGGCGTTGTGTGGGGCGCGGCGGATCTCACCGTGAGCCGCGCAGGCGCGGGAAGTGTCGCCGAGGTGTGGGCGAATCGCGTGCCCTCCGTGCTCATGCCGTATCCATACCACAAAGACCAGCACCAGCGGCTCAACGCTCGGGTGCTCGAACGATCCGGGGGGGCGATCGTCGTCCAAGATCGAATCGACGCGACGCCAAACATGGAATCTGCCGGCGCGACGATTGTCGGGCTGCTCAGAGACTCGTCGAAGCGTGCGACGATGCGAGCCGCACTCGCAACACTCGGACCTGCAAACGGCGCGGAGCGCGTCGCTATGGCGTTGGTCGAGGGATGA